A section of the Phaseolus vulgaris cultivar G19833 chromosome 8, P. vulgaris v2.0, whole genome shotgun sequence genome encodes:
- the LOC137823541 gene encoding DNA ligase 6 isoform X2 produces the protein MDSETLDSTQLYLTALTTLQQPPPPPSAALPPLPSSVPHSKLIPHTRFLVDAFRHAGPHSHSYFLSHFHSDHYTGLSASWSRGVIYCSATTASLLRHILHVPAALVVPLPLRQPLLIDGVQVSLLDANHCPGAVQFLFALPCADGTAALRYVHTGDFRFSPSMVSEPALASFVGADAVFLDTTYCNPKFVFPSQDESIDYVASVVERIERECGDSNDKVLFLVATYVIGKEKILLELARRFKRKIHVDAKKMEVLRVLGYGESGEFTENGLESNIHVVGWNVLGETWPYFRPNFVKMKEVMAERGGSYSRVVGFVPTGWTYEVKRGRFAVKSKDSFQIHLVPYSEHSNYDELREYVKFLKPKRVVPTVGLDVEKSDSKHADRIRKHFAGLVDETANKHEFLRGFCRAPGEEGFKAEKGVSDALEPSQGMDKEKVIPLEEIEGNKSVGLPSFMGDTCTQDPTLLNDEEKEKIIRELSFCLPKWVTRVQMLDMISISGSNVVELVSNFYERETEFHEQVISCQTPVSTSKCCTINDTDSLVKPSLNNTNRTCENIDIFPSQDSKSTILGRKVSSPISPAKSPAKRKRSNDSKLNKKGKVKAKSEPSGSKQSTLTRFFSKVTPEMPGGTQSDNSEPKLDQSSEVVDLLPTDVGQIYKDEIDQFLQIINGNESLKNHAMTIIKKTKGDVNKALDIYYCNSGNLSENENELSVIEESTIDRPLVTKHASEGLRVTPDMSGQKVLKDNVDATQLSLPPEKYSPKEHACWTDGQPAPYLHIARTFNLLEGERGKIKATSLLCNMFRSLLALSPADVLPAVYLCTNKIAADHENKELNIGGSLVTAALEEACGTNRLKIREMYNKFGDVAQEFRQTQRLLAPPTPLLIKDVFSALQKISVQTGSGSTSRKKGIIVHLMHSCREKEMKFLVRTLVRNLRIGAMLRTVLPALAHAVAMNSSPTFHQGGTAENLKEKLQVLSMAVVEAYNILPNLDLIVPSLMNKGIDFSVSSLSMVPGIPIKPMLAKITNGIPQALKLFENKAFTCEYKYDGQRAQIHKLVDGSIRVFSRNGDETTSRFPDLIDIIKESSKPVASTFIMDVEVVGIDRKNGCRIMSFQELSSRGRGGKDALVTAESIKVAICIFVFDIMFANGEQLLGFPLRLRRKYLKDLFYAEKPGYFEYAKETTIEADDACLACEATLTKINAFLEDALRSSCEGIMVKTLDVEAGYFPSKRSDKWLKVKRDYVDGLNDTLDLVPIGAWHGNGRKAGWYSPFLVACFNPETEEYQSVCRVMSGFSDSFYIEMKEFFSGDKVLSKKPPYYQTGEVPDIWFCPQVVWEIKGADFTVSPVHHAAIGLVHPSRGISIRFPRFICCVSDRNPEDCSTASDIVEMFHSQTRKMDVTAK, from the exons ATGGATTCTGAAACCCTAGACTCCACTCAGCTATACCTCACCGCCCTAACAACCCTCCAACAACCCCCTCCTCCACCCTCCGCCGCCCTCCCCCCACTCCCCTCCTCCGTCCCTCACTCCAAACTCATCCCCCACACCCGCTTCCTCGTCGATGCCTTCCGCCACGCCGGCCCCCACTCCCACTCCTACTTCCTCTCCCACTTCCACTCCGACCACTACACCGGCCTCTCCGCCTCCTGGTCCCGCGGCGTCATCTACTGCTCCGCCACCACCGCCTCTCTCCTCCGCCACATCCTCCACGTCCCCGCCGCCCTCGTTGTCCCCCTCCCCCTCCGCCAACCGCTCCTCATTGACGGCGTACAAGTCTCCCTCCTCGACGCCAACCACTGCCCCGGCGCCGTCCAGTTCCTCTTCGCCCTCCCCTGCGCCGATGGCACCGCCGCCCTAAGGTACGTCCACACCGGCGACTTCCGCTTTTCACCTTCCATGGTTTCCGAGCCCGCCCTCGCCTCCTTCGTCGGTGCCGATGCGGTGTTTCTCGACACCACGTATTGTAACCCTAAGTTCGTTTTCCCCTCGCAAGATGAATCCATTGATTACGTTGCCAGTGTTGTGGAGAGGATTGAACGTGAGTGTGGTGATAGTAATGATAAGGTTCTGTTTCTTGTTGCTACTTATGTTATTGGGAAGGAAAAGATTTTGCTTGAGCTTGCACGTAGGTTTAAGAGGAAGATACATGTTGATGCTAAGAAGATGGAGGTTTTGAGGGTTCTTGGGTATGGTGAGAGCGGTGAGTTTACTGAGAATGGGTTAGAGAGTAATATTCATGTAGTTGGGTGGAATGTGTTGGGGGAGACTTGGCCATACTTTAGGCCTAATTTTGTCAAGATGAAGGAGGTTATGGCTGAGAGAGGGGGTTCCTACTCCAGGGTTGTGGGCTTTGTTCCAACCGGGTGGACCTATGAGGTGAAGCGAGGTAGGTTTGCAGTGAAGTCCAAGGATTCATTTCAGATTCATCTTGTGCCCTATAGTGAGCACTCGAACTATGATGAGCTGAGGGAGTATGTGAAGTTTTTGAAGCCAAAGCGAGTTGTTCCGACTGTGGGTTTGGATGTTGAGAAGAGTGACAGCAAACATGCTGACAGAATTAGGAAGCATTTTGCCGGGTTGGTCGATGAGACTGCTAACAAGCACGAGTTTTTAAGGGGTTTTTGCCGTGCACCTGGTGAAGAGGGTTTCAAGGCTGAGAAGGGTGTTAGTGATGCTCTGGAACCAAGTCAAGGCATGGACAAAGAAAAGGTCATTCCATTGGAGGAGATAGAAGGTAATAAAAGTGTGGGTTTGCCTTCTTTTATGGGAGATACTTGTACACAAGATCCTACTTTGCTGAAtgatgaagaaaaagagaaaataattcgAGAACTTAGTTTTTGTTTGCCCAAGTGGGTCACCCGAGTCCAGATGCTGGATATGATCAGCATCTCAGGGAGCAACGTTGTTGAACTTGTTTCTAATTTCTATGAACGTGAAACTGAGTTTCATGAGCAAGTGATTTCCTGTCAAACTCCTGTTTCAACATCCAAGTGCTGCACAATAAATGACACTGATTCACTTGTAAAACCTAGCCTTAATAATACAAACAGGACATGCGAAAATATTGACATTTTTCCGAGTCAAGACTCCAAATCAACTATCCTGGGGCGGAAAGTATCCAGTCCCATATCTCCTGCCAAAAGTCCTGCCAAAAGGAAGAGAAGTAATGACAGTAAGCTAAACAAAAAAGGCAAAGTCAAAGCAAAATCTGAAccaagtggttcgaagcagtccACACTTACAAGATTCTTCAGTAAAGTAACACCTGAGATGCCTGGTGGTACTCAATCTGATAATTCTGAACCAAAGCTTGACCAAAGCTCTGAAGTTGTGGACTTGTTGCCGACTGATGTTGGACAAATATACAAGGATGAAATTGATCAATTTTTGCAGATAATAAATGGGAATGAGTCATTAAAGAATCATGCCATGACTATAATTAAGAAGACAAAAGGAGATGTCAATAAAGCACTGGATATATATTACTGTAATTCTGGAAATCTTAgcgaaaatgaaaatgaattatCAGTTATAGAGGAGAGCACAATTGATAGACCTTTAGTAACGAAGCATGCGTCAGAGGGATTGAGAGTTACGCCTGATATGTCTGGGCAGAAAGTGTTAAAAGATAATGTAGATGCCACTCAACTATCTCTACCACCAGAGAAATACAGCCCTAAAGAACAtg CATGTTGGACAGATGGACAGCCTGCACCATATTTACATATTGCACGAACCTTCAACCTGCTCGAGGGTGAGAGAGGAAAGATTAAAGCTACTTCATTGTTATGCAATATGTTCAGAAG TCTGTTGGCCTTATCTCCAGCAGATGTGCTTCCTGCAGTGTATCTATGCACAAACAAAATTGCTGCAGACCATGAAAATAAG GAACTAAATATTGGTGGAAGTTTAGTCACTGCAGCACTTGAAGAGGCATGTGGAACAAATCGTTTGAAAATAAGGGAGATGTACAACAAATTTG GTGATGTTGCTCAAGAATTTCGTCAAACACAGAGATTGCTTGCACCACCTACACCACTTCTAATTAAGGATGTTTTCTCTGCGCTACAAAAGATAAG TGTACAAACAGGCAGTGGAAGTACATCTCGGAAGAAAGGCATTATTGTTCATCTCATGCACTCCTGCCGTgagaaggagatgaagtttctTGTTCGTACCTTG GTCAGGAACCTAAGGATTGGGGCCATGCTTAGAACTGTTTTGCCTGCATTGGCTCATGCTGTTGCTATGAATTCTAGCCCCACTTTTCACCAAGGAGGAACTGCAGAAAATTTGAAGGAGAAACTTCAG GTTCTTTCTATGGCAGTTGTTGAAGCATATAACATACTGCCTAATCTG GATCTCATAGTTCCATCTCTCATGAACAAAGGCATTGATTTTTCCGTTTCAAGTTTATCAATGGTTCCAGGAATCCCTATTAAGCCTATGCTAGCAAA GATCACCAATGGTATTCCTCAAGCACTGAAGCTATTTGAAAATAAAGCATTTACATGTGAATATAA GTATGATGGTCAACGGGCTCAAATTCACAAATTAGTTGATGGATCCATTCGTGTTTTTTCAAGAAATGGGGACGAAACAACTTCAAGATTTCCTGATCTGATTGACATAATCAAGGAATCCAGCAAGCCTGTTGCATCAACTTTCATAATGGATGTGGAA GTTGTTGGTATTGACAGGAAAAATGGATGTAGGATTATGTCTTTCCAGGAGCTATCATCACGTGGGAGAGGTGGCAAAGATGCATTAGTGACTGCAGAGAGCATTAAG GTGGCTATATGCATCTTTGTCTTTGATATCATGTTTGCAAATGGAGAGCA GTTATTGGGTTTTCCTCTACGCCTTAGACGAAAGT ATCTGAAGGATTTATTCTATGCTGAGAAACCTGGGTATTTTGAATATGCAAAGGAAACAACT ATTGAAGCAGATGATGCTTGCTTAGCCTGTGAAGCCACATTAACTAAGATAAATGCTTTCCTGGAAGATGCACTCCGCTCTTCATGTGAAGGAATTATGGTGAAAACATTGGATGTTGAGGCTGGCTATTTTCCATCAAAGCGTTCTGACAAATGGTTAAAA GTCAAGCGAGATTATGTGGATGGATTAAATGATACCCTTGATTTAGTACCGATTGGTGCTTGGCATGGAAATGGAAGGAAAGCTGGATG
- the LOC137823541 gene encoding DNA ligase 6 isoform X1, producing the protein MDSETLDSTQLYLTALTTLQQPPPPPSAALPPLPSSVPHSKLIPHTRFLVDAFRHAGPHSHSYFLSHFHSDHYTGLSASWSRGVIYCSATTASLLRHILHVPAALVVPLPLRQPLLIDGVQVSLLDANHCPGAVQFLFALPCADGTAALRYVHTGDFRFSPSMVSEPALASFVGADAVFLDTTYCNPKFVFPSQDESIDYVASVVERIERECGDSNDKVLFLVATYVIGKEKILLELARRFKRKIHVDAKKMEVLRVLGYGESGEFTENGLESNIHVVGWNVLGETWPYFRPNFVKMKEVMAERGGSYSRVVGFVPTGWTYEVKRGRFAVKSKDSFQIHLVPYSEHSNYDELREYVKFLKPKRVVPTVGLDVEKSDSKHADRIRKHFAGLVDETANKHEFLRGFCRAPGEEGFKAEKGVSDALEPSQGMDKEKVIPLEEIEGNKSVGLPSFMGDTCTQDPTLLNDEEKEKIIRELSFCLPKWVTRVQMLDMISISGSNVVELVSNFYERETEFHEQVISCQTPVSTSKCCTINDTDSLVKPSLNNTNRTCENIDIFPSQDSKSTILGRKVSSPISPAKSPAKRKRSNDSKLNKKGKVKAKSEPSGSKQSTLTRFFSKVTPEMPGGTQSDNSEPKLDQSSEVVDLLPTDVGQIYKDEIDQFLQIINGNESLKNHAMTIIKKTKGDVNKALDIYYCNSGNLSENENELSVIEESTIDRPLVTKHASEGLRVTPDMSGQKVLKDNVDATQLSLPPEKYSPKEHACWTDGQPAPYLHIARTFNLLEGERGKIKATSLLCNMFRSLLALSPADVLPAVYLCTNKIAADHENKELNIGGSLVTAALEEACGTNRLKIREMYNKFGDLGDVAQEFRQTQRLLAPPTPLLIKDVFSALQKISVQTGSGSTSRKKGIIVHLMHSCREKEMKFLVRTLVRNLRIGAMLRTVLPALAHAVAMNSSPTFHQGGTAENLKEKLQVLSMAVVEAYNILPNLDLIVPSLMNKGIDFSVSSLSMVPGIPIKPMLAKITNGIPQALKLFENKAFTCEYKYDGQRAQIHKLVDGSIRVFSRNGDETTSRFPDLIDIIKESSKPVASTFIMDVEVVGIDRKNGCRIMSFQELSSRGRGGKDALVTAESIKVAICIFVFDIMFANGEQLLGFPLRLRRKYLKDLFYAEKPGYFEYAKETTIEADDACLACEATLTKINAFLEDALRSSCEGIMVKTLDVEAGYFPSKRSDKWLKVKRDYVDGLNDTLDLVPIGAWHGNGRKAGWYSPFLVACFNPETEEYQSVCRVMSGFSDSFYIEMKEFFSGDKVLSKKPPYYQTGEVPDIWFCPQVVWEIKGADFTVSPVHHAAIGLVHPSRGISIRFPRFICCVSDRNPEDCSTASDIVEMFHSQTRKMDVTAK; encoded by the exons ATGGATTCTGAAACCCTAGACTCCACTCAGCTATACCTCACCGCCCTAACAACCCTCCAACAACCCCCTCCTCCACCCTCCGCCGCCCTCCCCCCACTCCCCTCCTCCGTCCCTCACTCCAAACTCATCCCCCACACCCGCTTCCTCGTCGATGCCTTCCGCCACGCCGGCCCCCACTCCCACTCCTACTTCCTCTCCCACTTCCACTCCGACCACTACACCGGCCTCTCCGCCTCCTGGTCCCGCGGCGTCATCTACTGCTCCGCCACCACCGCCTCTCTCCTCCGCCACATCCTCCACGTCCCCGCCGCCCTCGTTGTCCCCCTCCCCCTCCGCCAACCGCTCCTCATTGACGGCGTACAAGTCTCCCTCCTCGACGCCAACCACTGCCCCGGCGCCGTCCAGTTCCTCTTCGCCCTCCCCTGCGCCGATGGCACCGCCGCCCTAAGGTACGTCCACACCGGCGACTTCCGCTTTTCACCTTCCATGGTTTCCGAGCCCGCCCTCGCCTCCTTCGTCGGTGCCGATGCGGTGTTTCTCGACACCACGTATTGTAACCCTAAGTTCGTTTTCCCCTCGCAAGATGAATCCATTGATTACGTTGCCAGTGTTGTGGAGAGGATTGAACGTGAGTGTGGTGATAGTAATGATAAGGTTCTGTTTCTTGTTGCTACTTATGTTATTGGGAAGGAAAAGATTTTGCTTGAGCTTGCACGTAGGTTTAAGAGGAAGATACATGTTGATGCTAAGAAGATGGAGGTTTTGAGGGTTCTTGGGTATGGTGAGAGCGGTGAGTTTACTGAGAATGGGTTAGAGAGTAATATTCATGTAGTTGGGTGGAATGTGTTGGGGGAGACTTGGCCATACTTTAGGCCTAATTTTGTCAAGATGAAGGAGGTTATGGCTGAGAGAGGGGGTTCCTACTCCAGGGTTGTGGGCTTTGTTCCAACCGGGTGGACCTATGAGGTGAAGCGAGGTAGGTTTGCAGTGAAGTCCAAGGATTCATTTCAGATTCATCTTGTGCCCTATAGTGAGCACTCGAACTATGATGAGCTGAGGGAGTATGTGAAGTTTTTGAAGCCAAAGCGAGTTGTTCCGACTGTGGGTTTGGATGTTGAGAAGAGTGACAGCAAACATGCTGACAGAATTAGGAAGCATTTTGCCGGGTTGGTCGATGAGACTGCTAACAAGCACGAGTTTTTAAGGGGTTTTTGCCGTGCACCTGGTGAAGAGGGTTTCAAGGCTGAGAAGGGTGTTAGTGATGCTCTGGAACCAAGTCAAGGCATGGACAAAGAAAAGGTCATTCCATTGGAGGAGATAGAAGGTAATAAAAGTGTGGGTTTGCCTTCTTTTATGGGAGATACTTGTACACAAGATCCTACTTTGCTGAAtgatgaagaaaaagagaaaataattcgAGAACTTAGTTTTTGTTTGCCCAAGTGGGTCACCCGAGTCCAGATGCTGGATATGATCAGCATCTCAGGGAGCAACGTTGTTGAACTTGTTTCTAATTTCTATGAACGTGAAACTGAGTTTCATGAGCAAGTGATTTCCTGTCAAACTCCTGTTTCAACATCCAAGTGCTGCACAATAAATGACACTGATTCACTTGTAAAACCTAGCCTTAATAATACAAACAGGACATGCGAAAATATTGACATTTTTCCGAGTCAAGACTCCAAATCAACTATCCTGGGGCGGAAAGTATCCAGTCCCATATCTCCTGCCAAAAGTCCTGCCAAAAGGAAGAGAAGTAATGACAGTAAGCTAAACAAAAAAGGCAAAGTCAAAGCAAAATCTGAAccaagtggttcgaagcagtccACACTTACAAGATTCTTCAGTAAAGTAACACCTGAGATGCCTGGTGGTACTCAATCTGATAATTCTGAACCAAAGCTTGACCAAAGCTCTGAAGTTGTGGACTTGTTGCCGACTGATGTTGGACAAATATACAAGGATGAAATTGATCAATTTTTGCAGATAATAAATGGGAATGAGTCATTAAAGAATCATGCCATGACTATAATTAAGAAGACAAAAGGAGATGTCAATAAAGCACTGGATATATATTACTGTAATTCTGGAAATCTTAgcgaaaatgaaaatgaattatCAGTTATAGAGGAGAGCACAATTGATAGACCTTTAGTAACGAAGCATGCGTCAGAGGGATTGAGAGTTACGCCTGATATGTCTGGGCAGAAAGTGTTAAAAGATAATGTAGATGCCACTCAACTATCTCTACCACCAGAGAAATACAGCCCTAAAGAACAtg CATGTTGGACAGATGGACAGCCTGCACCATATTTACATATTGCACGAACCTTCAACCTGCTCGAGGGTGAGAGAGGAAAGATTAAAGCTACTTCATTGTTATGCAATATGTTCAGAAG TCTGTTGGCCTTATCTCCAGCAGATGTGCTTCCTGCAGTGTATCTATGCACAAACAAAATTGCTGCAGACCATGAAAATAAG GAACTAAATATTGGTGGAAGTTTAGTCACTGCAGCACTTGAAGAGGCATGTGGAACAAATCGTTTGAAAATAAGGGAGATGTACAACAAATTTGGTGATCTTG GTGATGTTGCTCAAGAATTTCGTCAAACACAGAGATTGCTTGCACCACCTACACCACTTCTAATTAAGGATGTTTTCTCTGCGCTACAAAAGATAAG TGTACAAACAGGCAGTGGAAGTACATCTCGGAAGAAAGGCATTATTGTTCATCTCATGCACTCCTGCCGTgagaaggagatgaagtttctTGTTCGTACCTTG GTCAGGAACCTAAGGATTGGGGCCATGCTTAGAACTGTTTTGCCTGCATTGGCTCATGCTGTTGCTATGAATTCTAGCCCCACTTTTCACCAAGGAGGAACTGCAGAAAATTTGAAGGAGAAACTTCAG GTTCTTTCTATGGCAGTTGTTGAAGCATATAACATACTGCCTAATCTG GATCTCATAGTTCCATCTCTCATGAACAAAGGCATTGATTTTTCCGTTTCAAGTTTATCAATGGTTCCAGGAATCCCTATTAAGCCTATGCTAGCAAA GATCACCAATGGTATTCCTCAAGCACTGAAGCTATTTGAAAATAAAGCATTTACATGTGAATATAA GTATGATGGTCAACGGGCTCAAATTCACAAATTAGTTGATGGATCCATTCGTGTTTTTTCAAGAAATGGGGACGAAACAACTTCAAGATTTCCTGATCTGATTGACATAATCAAGGAATCCAGCAAGCCTGTTGCATCAACTTTCATAATGGATGTGGAA GTTGTTGGTATTGACAGGAAAAATGGATGTAGGATTATGTCTTTCCAGGAGCTATCATCACGTGGGAGAGGTGGCAAAGATGCATTAGTGACTGCAGAGAGCATTAAG GTGGCTATATGCATCTTTGTCTTTGATATCATGTTTGCAAATGGAGAGCA GTTATTGGGTTTTCCTCTACGCCTTAGACGAAAGT ATCTGAAGGATTTATTCTATGCTGAGAAACCTGGGTATTTTGAATATGCAAAGGAAACAACT ATTGAAGCAGATGATGCTTGCTTAGCCTGTGAAGCCACATTAACTAAGATAAATGCTTTCCTGGAAGATGCACTCCGCTCTTCATGTGAAGGAATTATGGTGAAAACATTGGATGTTGAGGCTGGCTATTTTCCATCAAAGCGTTCTGACAAATGGTTAAAA GTCAAGCGAGATTATGTGGATGGATTAAATGATACCCTTGATTTAGTACCGATTGGTGCTTGGCATGGAAATGGAAGGAAAGCTGGATG